A genomic segment from Candidatus Korarchaeum cryptofilum OPF8 encodes:
- a CDS encoding complex I subunit 4 family protein: MILNVPVLFLSVVIPILASLFLPFLKGKRELTIISTILLLIPLAAVIWLSLVSGLREPVLDPVVLSNPTLGNFSMLLDPISAPVALSIGIVTSMISIYSLRYMEHRFEEMEKEGQRPASWGIYFMLYVMFSAAMMGTVLSTNLVEFYLFLEVSLLPSFLLIAFYGYGRRERIALLYLIWTHVGALAFLIGALLLGLNARTFDFFNPIKGVANMGLGELLPEAMRMPVFIAILIGLFVKMAVFGVHIWLPYAHAEAPTPVSALLSPNLIGIAGYALIRIAYVLFPSDFASISPYLLGLALLTIIYGGLMALAQDDFKRFLAYSSVSQMGYLLMGVASVTSLGMAGALLHYAAHAVGKALLFATAGVLITQLHGLRSISKMGGLATKMPMTAALALIGFMHITGVPPSLGLWSEILILAGVSDLAMRIGQFTLIVALLLVGIGLSTAYSFVTMRRIFFGHESEASEHAKEAGYGLLLPMIVIAAMGLLLFLVPQLLIDPMIRSLNSLLG, encoded by the coding sequence ATGATCCTGAATGTCCCGGTATTATTCCTCTCAGTAGTTATACCCATATTGGCCTCCCTATTCCTCCCGTTTTTGAAGGGGAAGAGGGAGCTCACTATAATATCCACGATACTTCTCCTGATACCGCTCGCAGCCGTGATATGGCTCTCCTTAGTATCGGGATTGAGGGAACCTGTCTTAGATCCAGTAGTACTGTCGAATCCCACGCTAGGGAACTTCTCTATGCTCTTAGATCCGATATCGGCTCCAGTAGCTCTCTCGATAGGCATCGTTACCTCTATGATATCGATCTACTCGCTGAGGTATATGGAGCATAGGTTCGAGGAGATGGAAAAGGAAGGGCAGAGACCGGCTAGCTGGGGAATATACTTCATGCTTTACGTTATGTTCTCAGCCGCTATGATGGGGACTGTCCTATCGACTAACTTAGTGGAATTCTACCTCTTCCTAGAGGTCTCACTCCTCCCCAGCTTCCTCCTCATAGCTTTCTACGGTTACGGTAGGAGGGAGAGGATAGCCCTCCTCTACTTGATCTGGACGCATGTAGGGGCTTTAGCATTCCTGATAGGAGCCCTTCTACTTGGACTAAATGCTAGGACTTTCGACTTCTTCAACCCGATTAAAGGAGTGGCCAATATGGGCTTAGGTGAGCTCCTGCCGGAAGCGATGAGGATGCCCGTCTTCATAGCGATCCTAATAGGTCTCTTCGTGAAGATGGCGGTCTTCGGGGTCCATATATGGCTGCCCTATGCACATGCTGAGGCTCCAACGCCTGTATCAGCTCTCCTTTCCCCGAACTTGATAGGGATAGCCGGTTATGCACTCATAAGGATAGCTTACGTCCTATTCCCGTCAGATTTCGCTTCCATATCCCCATACCTTCTGGGGCTAGCTCTACTCACGATAATCTATGGAGGCCTGATGGCTCTAGCTCAAGATGACTTCAAGAGGTTCCTGGCTTACTCCAGCGTCTCCCAGATGGGATATCTGTTGATGGGTGTAGCTAGCGTCACCTCCCTGGGGATGGCGGGCGCCCTCCTCCATTACGCTGCTCACGCTGTGGGCAAAGCTCTTCTCTTCGCAACAGCGGGAGTACTGATAACTCAGCTCCACGGTCTCAGGAGCATCTCAAAGATGGGAGGCCTAGCAACCAAGATGCCGATGACAGCGGCTCTAGCGTTAATAGGATTCATGCACATAACTGGAGTACCGCCATCCTTGGGCCTCTGGAGCGAGATACTCATATTGGCTGGCGTCTCAGATCTAGCGATGAGGATAGGTCAATTCACCCTGATAGTAGCGCTCCTTCTAGTGGGCATAGGATTGTCCACAGCATATTCTTTCGTGACGATGAGGAGGATCTTCTTCGGCCACGAATCCGAGGCATCTGAGCACGCTAAGGAAGCTGGTTATGGCCTCCTGCTGCCCATGATAGTGATAGCGGCCATGGGCTTACTGCTCTTCTTGGTACCTCAGCTCCTGATAGATCCGATGATAAGGTCATTGAACTCCCTGCTAGGGTGA